The Myxococcus xanthus genome includes the window GTGATACCCAGGCCTCGCCGGGCAAGCGCTTTGATGAAGCGCGCCTGGTGGTGATGGGAGACTCGGAGCTCCTCCTGGACCCGAACTGGGGCCATGAGCCCAACCGCAACCTGGTGATGAACGCGCTGGGCTGGGCGTCCAACCAGCTCACGAAAATCACCATCCGCCCGCCGGACCGCGAGGTGTCCACGCTGGAGCTGGACGCGGCGACGCTCAGCCGCATCCGATTCTTCGCCACGGACCTCATGCCGCTGACGCTGCTGGGCGTGGGCCTGGCCATCTGGCTGTCGAGGCGCAACAAGTGATGCCGGCCCGCGGACGGTGGCGGTGGAACATCCTCACCGTCGTCACGGTGGGCCTGGGGCTCACCGCATGCACCGGTGAGAAGGCGTCCGAAGCGAGCGAGGCCCGGCGGAAAGCCGACGCCCAGCAGCGCCTCTTCATCACGGGGATGGAGGAGACGCGCGGACAGGACAACGGGGCGCCTGCCGCGAAGCCTGTCTTCACACACTTGACGGTGCGGGCCCGGGGCGACACCACAGAGCTGGTTCGCGAGCAGGACGGCACATGGAAGCTGACAGCGCCCGTGTCCGCTCGCGCGGAGGCGGCCGTGGTGGAGACCATCCTCGGCACACTGGCGTCTTCGAGCTTCAGCGCCACCGTGAAGGAGGCGCCCACCGACGCCGACCTGGACGCGTACGGCCTGAAACCGCCCCTCTTCACCGTCACGGCCCAGGCCTTCGTGCCAGATGCCCAAGGCCAGGGGGCGCAGGACCCCGCTCGCCAGCGCACGGTGACGCTGCACTGTGGCAAGGAGAACACCTACGACGGCTCCGTCTACGTACACCGAGACACGGAGCCGGCGGTCCACGCCGCCGCGGGGACGGTGCGCTGGGCCCTGGACCGGGACACCTTCGCCCTGCGCGCCAAGGACCTCCTGACACCTTTGGACGAGCGTACGCTGAAGGGCATCGAGGTGAAGGCGCCGCAGGGTGCGTATCAACTGGCGCGAGACGCGGACGGCGCGGGCTGGCAGCTGGTCGCGCCGGTGGCCGCCAACGCGAACGCGATGCGTGTCGCGGAGCTGCTGAAGGCCCTGGTGGAGCAGCGGGCACTGTCCTTCCCCGAAGACACGCCGGAGTCCCGGAAACGCTTGGGTCTGGAGGCCCCGGTGGTGGACGCCCGCTTCACCGGTGGCCCGGGCGAGCCAGTGCGCGTGCGGATGTCCCGCGTGACGGACGACGGCGCCGTGCGCGCCTATGCGTTGCGCGAGCAGGGGACGCAAGCCGTGTTGGGTGAGGTGCCCGAGGACGCCCTCGGCGTGCTGGACGTGAGCGTCCGGGAGCTGAAGGACCGGCGCGTGCTGGAGTTCCGGCGCCAGGACGTCCGCCGCATCGTGTTCCACCCGGGCGGTGGCGCGCCCGCCATCACCGTGGTGAGCGCGTCGGAAGCCAACGAAGGCGCCGGGCACTGGGACATGGAGGCCCCGCAGCGGGGCAAGGCCCAGCACTTCAAGCTCGCCTCGCTGCTGCGCGCGCTGGAAGGACTGAAGGCCACGGGCTACGGCGAGACGAACCCCAAGAATTGGGCCCGGTATGGCGTGACGGAGGACTCCCCCGGCGCCGTGCTGCTAGGCGCGGACGGACGCGAACTGGCGCGGCTCTGGCTCGGCACTGAAGTCCCCGACGAACCCGGCACGATCTACGCCCGCGGCTCCGGCCCCGACGTCCTCAAGGTGCCCGAGTCACGACTGACGTTGCCCACCAGGCCCGAGGACTTGCAGGAAGCAGCGAAGGCCCCCGACGCACCGAAGCCGCCCGCGAAGACGGAGCAGGCTCCCTGAGCCCCCGTCCCCGACTTACCGTCAGACAGGGCCCATACACGCCAGGTCAGCGTCCGTCACCGGCATCCCTTCACGAGCGCCGGTGCGGAACAAGGACCTGGCGAGGCTCACAGCTTGATGACCTCCGTCCCCCGCCGGGGCAGGACGACGCGGAACACGCGATGGAGTAGCTACACCTCCAGCAACACATACCGCTGGTCCGGGGTGTGCTTCGCCAACAGGGGCATGGCCACGTTGTAGACGGGGATGCCGCTCTTCGTCTTTCCGTTGCGAGCGCCGTGGTGCGCGTGCCCGTGGAACACCGCCTCCGCGCCGTAGTGGTCAATGGGCATGGACAGGCGGCTGGTGCCCAGAAAGGGGCGAATCTCGATGTTCTCCCCCTCCAGCGTGTCCGGCACCGGGGCGTAGTGCATGATGACCACCTTCTTCTCCACGTCGAGGTGGCTCAGCGCGGCCTCCAGCTTGAGCGACTCCGTGACGGCCTCCTGCACGAAGGCCTTCGTCTGGCCCTCGCCAAAGGCCTGGAGCGTCGCGTTGCCGAAGCCGCCGCCAAAGCCCTTCACTCCTGCCACGCCCAGGACCTTCTCGAAGATGAAGTGGTCCCCGTCCAACACGTGGACGCCGACCTTGGCCAGCTCGCTGCAAATCTCCTTCACCTGGTTGTGCTCATAGTCGTGGTTGCCGAGCACCGCGGCGCAGGGAACGCGGAGCGCGGACAGCTCCTCCGCCAGCACCTTGCCCTCTTCAATCATTCCGCGGTCGGTGAGGTCGCCGCACAACACGAGCAGGTCCGCCGTGGCGTTCACCTGCTTGACCAGTTGCCGGAAGCGACCGTGGTGGTCCTCCCGGCAGTGCAGGTCACCGACCGCCGCCAACCGAATTTTCGAGCCCGGATCGCGCGCCACTCTCGTCCCCTCGCTGTCGTTCGTTCTCGTCCCAGGACCTCCCGTCACTGAAGCCCCAGTGGTGGATGTCCACGTGATAGTTCACGCGGGAAATCAGGTTGCCGCGGCACAGCTTCTCTTCCCAGCACCCCTCGCGCAGGGTGTGCAGCGTGCGGCTCATCAGCTCCGCCATCACCCATTCGGGAATGGCGTCCCGCTCGGACGGATAGGCGAAGCGGAACATCATCAGGTGACTGAGCAGGACCTCCCAGTACCGGTCGAACCGGCGCATCATCCGGTCCCAGTCCATGTTCCGGCCCGCCTTCAGCAGCAGGTGGTTCACGTCCGCGCCGTCATAACGCTCGCGCTCGTTCACGAACGCCTTGGACCAGATCATCTCCTCGGCGGGAGCGACCAGACACTCGTGCCCGAAGATGGTGGCGCGCGGGGCGTGTTCGAACCACTCGTCGTCCACCACCGCCACGCCGTTGCCGGAGGAGAAGATGAAGTCGACGAAGTAGTCGCCCTTGAAGGCCTTGTAGAGCCAGACCTCGTCCGCGCGCTCGGTGCGCCAACCGTCCTTCTCCAGGACTTGCAGCGCCCGGAGCGCGTCCGCCTTGCGGGGGAAGAGGTCCAGGTCCTTCGTGTCGCGGTAGATGCCGGTGTACGTCGCATAGGCGTAGGCACCGCCCACGACGAAGGGCACCCCGGCGTCGATAAGCAACCCGACGGCCCTGGCCCGGGCGTTGATTTCGTCCGGGGCCCGCTCACGCTCTGCCAGCTGCGCGTCCGTACCCATCTCGCCGGGATGGTTGGGGTGTCTCTTTTCCATGGCCGAAAGGTAGGGACTGAGAATTTCGGCCGTCCGCTGGTGCGGAATAGATGCCTGGGGAGCGGGCAGCCAACCTACAAGCATTGTGATTCCGGACGTTTCGCGCACCCTGCAGGCGCCTTTTCCGTTTTCCGGCCGAGCTGTGTCCATGCAGGCAGACACGCTGCTGCACGGCCCGCCGGGGGCCGTTCGAAGGGAACGAGGACCATGCTGCGCAAGAGCTTGCTGTGTGCCGCCCTGCTGGTGACGGGCTGCGACAACGCGACGAGCGACGAAGGCACCTTCCGGGAAGGACTGCCCTCCCAGGCGATGGTGGAGATGCGCTCGCCCTCCAGGAACAACGGGCAGGGACTGACGGCCTTCTACGGTGAAGGCCCACAGGCCGAGTACTATCCTGAAGGCCATGGCGGGCAGGAGGCCATGGAGACGCCGGACCTGGTGCGCCGGTTGCTGGTGCGCGTGGACGTGGAGACACAGGCGGCCGCCATCCACTCCCACGTCGATGGAATGACGTTGGAAGAAGTGGCCGCGCTGGTGAGCCGCTCGGTGCCCACCCTCCGCAAGCGGCGGGAGCACTTCGCGGCGCTGGGTGGAGAGGAGCTGAAGGTCCCATGAGTGCGCACGAATCGGAATGGACACTGCGCCGCCTGAGCGCCGGAGAGCTGGCCGCCACCGAAGCCGCCCGCGTCCAGGCCCATGCGGCCTCGTGCGAGACCTGCGCCCAGGCCCTGCGCGGCATCCAGAAAGCCCAGACACGGTTCGAAGCGGAAGTCCCCTTCGAGCGCTTCGAGGCCAGCGAGGAGCAGGCCCTGCGGCGGCAGCAGGACTCCGCCCGGCCACCGCCGCGCCGCTGGGTGGCGACGACCGTGGCCATCGCCGCGTCGCTGCTGGTGGTGGTGCTGGTACGCCCGCTGCTGGACTCCACTGCGGAGTCGGGCGCCATCGTGGGACTCAACCGACTCAAGGGCGGCGCGACGGCGGAGCTGCTCATCGGAGGGGGGCTGGGGCCGCAGCGGGAGGCCATTCCGGACAGGCCCGAGGCGCTCGACCTGGGTGAGCGGGTCATCGTGGGCTACAAGGCGGGGACGCACCGCTACGTGGCGGCGTTGTCGGTGGACGCCATTGGCGAGGTGACGCCGCTGTATCCGGAGGCGGGCGCCAGCGCCCCCGTGGCACCCGGCAGCGGACAGCACTGGCTGCCCGGAGGCTGGGAGTTCACCGGCTCCGGAGATGAGCGCGTCATCGTCGTGCTGAGTGACGAGCCCCTGCCCCAGGAGACGCTGGTGGAAGCCGCCCGGCGCGCCTTTGCCCAGGCGGATGGCGACGTCGGCCGGATGGCCGAACTGGAAGTCCCCGGAGCGCAGACGCACTGGGTGCTGCAGAAGCCATGAGCCGTCTGCCCGGCCTCACGCGCGCCCTGGCGCGGGTGCTCGCCCTGACAGCGTCCGCCGCGGACGCGGACACGCTGCGCCGCTTCGCGCTGGTGGCCGGCGATGACCAGGGCGGCGCCGACACGCGTCCGCTGCGCTTCGCTCGGGACGACGCCGGGAAGATGCATGCGCTCCTGCTGCGGCTGGGCGACACGAGGCTGGGGTTCGACGACCTCAAGCGCTGGCTCGCGGAGCCCTCCTCGAGCATCCGCATCGCCATCCTGGATTCATGCCGCGCTGGCGCGATGACACGCACCAAGGGCGCGCGACGGGCCCCGGACGGCCGGGGCATGGCGGTGCTGGACGTGCTGGCCGGCTAGGAGGACAGCCGAGCGGACATTCCCGCGCATGAATGGTGACGTGCGGGGTGGATTCTCTATGCTGGCCGCTGTTCTCCCGCGCCCTCCATGTCCAAGCCCTCCATCCTCGAAGTTCTCAAGAGCCCGCGCATCTGGCTGCTCGTGGCCGTTGGTTTCGCCTCGGGCCTGCCCCTGTGGTTGACGGGCGTCACGCTGTCCGCGTGGATGAAGGACGAAGGCGTCAACCTGAAGACGATTGGCGTCTTCGGCCTCGTGAGCATGCCGTACACCTTCAAGGTGCTCTGGGCGCCGTTGATGGACCGCTACACCCTGCCCTTCCTGGGCCGGCGGCGCGGGTGGATGCTGGTGACGCAAGTGCTGCTCATGGGCGCCATTGCCGCCATGGGCCTGGTGAATCCCAAGGACGCGCCGGTGACCATGGCCGCCATGGCCGTGCTGGTGACGTTCCTGTCCGCCAGTCAGGACATCGTCGCGGACGCGTGGCGCACGGACATCCTCACCGTGGAGGAGCGCGGCCTCGGCAACTCCACGTACATCACCGGCTACCGACTGGGCATGCTCACCGCTGGCGCCCTGGCCCTGACGCTGTCGGACATCGCCGGCTGGTCCCAGACGTACTTCATCATGGGCCTGCTGATGGCCGTGGGTGTGGTGGCCACGCTCCTGGCCCCTGAGCCCCAGGGCTCGAAGCCGCCGCGCAACCTGACGGACGCGGTGGTGAAGCCCTTCGTGGAGTACTTCACGCGCAAGGGCGCCGTCGCCGTCATCCTCTTCCTGGTGCTCTACAAGCTGGGAGACGCCATCGCCGCCGGAATGGTGACGCCCTTCTACAAAGAGCTGGGCTTCTCCAACACGGAGATTGGCGCGCTCAGCAAGGGCCTGGGCATGGTGTCCACCATCGCGGGTGGACTGCTGGCCGGCGTGCTGATGGTGAAGCTGGGCACGCGGCGCAGCCTCTTCGTCTTCGGCGCGGCGCAAGCCCTCACCAACCTGATGTTCATGGGGCTGGCGCTGGTGGGAAAGAACGACCTGATGCTGGCGGCCACCATCACCGTGGACAACCTCTGCGGCGGTCTGGCGGTGACGGCCTTCGCCGCCTACCTGATGTCGCTGTGCCACAAGAGCTTCAGCGCCACGCAGTACGCGCTCCTGTCCGCGCTGGGCACGGTGGCCAACCGCCTCATCTCCGCCTCCTCCGGCTACCTGGCTGAGTGGCTGGGCTGGCCCACCTTCTTCGCCGGCACCGTGCTGCTCGCCGTGCCCGCGCTGGTGCTGCTCGCGTTCCTTCCGGAGAACGCGGCCACGCCCTCCGACGAGCCTCCAGAGACGGCCCCTGCCTCGCCGAGCGTCTCCACCGCCTGAGCGGAATCCGTGGCGCGCGGTCCGCCACGCCAACGCCAGACAAAGACAGACAGGGCCCAGAAGCCTTATCTGTTCACCAGCGCACAGGCTGGCGCCACGCGCCTAAGTCGGAAAGACCCGCCATCCTAGGATGCAGCGGCTCTTCCATTCCCAAGGGGGGATTCGTGGCGAGACCATCCGAGCAGCTCCTGATGAACCGGCGGTGGATCCTTCGAGCAGGCACACTGATGGGCCTGGGTGCCGGTGGCCTGTCCACCGCGCGCGCCCGTGGCCTGGAGCCCCATCCCACCGGGGCGTGGGGCGATGCCCCGTCGCGTGAAGTCGTCCTGGCCTCCCGCCAATGGGACGGGCTCGCCGGACACCCTGGCGTGAACGCCTCCCCAGGGCTCATTCGGACGCCCTACGACACCGAGCCCGCTGCCGCGGCAGACCCGGGCGCCGGGCTCGCGAGCTCGTTCCAGCTCCATTTCCGGAACTCCTACGGCCATCGAATCTGGATCTGCATCTCGTTCTACGACCCGGCCCGGTGCGGCGCCTGGGGCGTCTGGGGAACGCGGGGTTGGTGGTCCATCGACAATGGGCAGTCGGCCTACGTCCTCAACACGACACACCGGCAAGCCTACTTCTACGCCGAGGCCGCCAACGGCGCGTTCTGGGCCGGAGACGCCCACGCCATTCATGCGCCACAGACGACTTTCGACTCCTGTCTGTGGAACCAACGGATTGGTGACCGCTACCTGGGGATGCGCCCCGTGTACATCAGCGCGGACGTCTACACGCAGAACCTCACGCCCTGAGCGTCGGCGCCGCGTCACCGGAGGATGTAACGCGGTGCACGCTCGCCAGAATCGTTGAGCCTTCCGCCGTGGGGCATGGCTATGTTCCGCGGCCATGGCCCACCCGCTCGCTGGCAAGCCCCCTCCGGAAGACTTCCTCATCGACCCCGAGAAACTGCGCGCCGCGTACTTCTCCGGCCGGCCCGACGTGGACGTGCCGGAGCAACGCGTGGCCTTCGGCACCTCCGGGCACCGCGGTTCCTCCGCGCGCAACAGCTTCAACGAAGGCCACATCCTCGCGGTGACGCAGGCCATCTGCGAGTACCGCCAGCAGCAGGGCATCGACGGGCCGCTCTTCCTGGGCATGGACACCCACGCCCTCTCCTCCCCCGCGCAGCAGACGGCGCTGGAGGTGCTGGCGGCGAACGGCGTGCAGGTGCGCTTCACCGACGGCGCCACGCCCACGCCCGTCATCTCCCACGCCATCCTCACGTACAACCGCGGCCGCACGGCGGGGTTCGCGGACGGCATCGTCATCACCCCGTCCCACAACCCGCCGGAAGACGGTGGCATCAAGTACAACCCGCCCAACGGCGGCCCCGCGGACACGAACGTCACCTCCGTCATCGAGAAGCGCGCCAACGCGCTGCTGGGTGCGGGCAACGAGGGCGTCCAGCGCATCCCCCACGAGCGCGCGCGCACCGCGCCCACGGTGAAGCCGTACGACTTCATCACCCCGTACGTGGAGGACCTGGGCACCGTCATCGACATGGAGGCCCTGCGCGGTGCGAAGCTGCGCATCGGCGCGGACCCGCTCGGCGGCTCCAACGTCGCGTACTGGGAGCCCATCGCCACGCGCTACGGGCTGAACCTGCACGTGGTGAACCCCACGGTGGACCCGACGTTCCGGTTCATGCCGCTGGACCACGACGGGAAGATTCGCATGGACTGCTCGTCCCCGCATGCCATGGCGAACCTGGTGCGCCTGAAGGACGCGTATGACATCGCGTTTGGCAACGACGCGGACTCGGACCGGCACGGCATCGTCACCCGCAGCCTGGGGCTGATGAACCCGAACCACTACCTGGCGGTCGCCATCGACTACCTCTATCGCAACCGGCCCGGCTGGAAGCCCGGCACCGCGGTGGGCAAGACACTGGTGAGCAGCAGCCTCATCGACCGCGTGGCGAAGGACCTGGGCCGCCGAGTCGTCGAGGTGCCGGTGGGCTTCAAGTGGTTCGTGGACGGGCTGCTGGACGGCTCGCTCGGCTTCGGCGGCGAGGAAAGCGCCGGCGCGTCGTTCCTCCGCCGAGACGGCACGGTGTGGACCACCGACAAGGACGGCATCATCCTGGACCTGCTGTCGGTGGAGATCCTCGCGCGCACCGGAAAGGACCCCGGTGAGCACTACCAGTCCCTGGCGGCGAAGTTCGGCGCGCCGCACTACACGCGCATCGACCAGCCGGCCACCGCCGCGCAGAAGGCCGCGCTGAAGAAGCTGTCCCCGGAGGCGGTGAAGGCCACCACGCTGGCCGGTGAGCCCATCCTCCAGCGCCTCACCCGCGCGCCCGGCAACAACGCGGACATCGGCGGGCTCAAGGTGGTGGCGGAGAACGGCTGGTTCGCCGCGCGTCCCTCCGGCACCGAGGACGTCTACAAAATCTACGCGGAGAGCTTCCGCGACGAAGCCCACCTCCAAGACATCCTCCAGGAGGCGCGCGCCATCGTCGGCGAGGCGTTCGCGTCGACTTGAGCGGCGTGGCGGAGGTGCTGCTGGGCGTGGACCTGGCCATCCTCCACGCGAGCGGGCTGGCAGCCGGGGCCTCGTCGCCCTGTTCATCGCCGTCTTTCCAGCCACGGGCCGCCCGCCCGGCTGCCCTCCGGTGCGTCCTTCCTTGACTCGCCGGGGGGTGCTCTTTAGGTTCAGAGGCTTCCAGTAGCCCCACCGAAATCCGAAGGACGTTCCATGGCTCGCGTTACCGTCGAAGACTGCCTCCCCCTCGTCGACAACCGGTTCGCGCTGGTGCTGCTCGGCGCCAAGCGCGCGCGGCAGCTGATGGCGGGTGCCCGCCCCATCCTCGAGCAGTCCAAGAACAAGCCCCCCGTGCTGTCCCTGCGCGAGGTGGCCACCGGCCGCGTGAAGTTCGACCGTGACGTGCGCGAGGCGCTGTCCGGCAAGTACACGGGCGACGAGCCCAAGTAGTCCCCGCGGTTCCCTTCAGCCCCCTTCCTTCCCGGCAATGCTCACCGGGGAGGGGGCTTCGGGGAGCAGGCCCTGGGAGCGCAACCAGCGCACCGCCCGCGAGGCAACGGCCTTCTCTCCTTTGTAGCCCAGCAGTGGCACCAGTTGGACCACCGGCACCCAGCGCACCTCGTCCACCTCGATGCGCGGTCCCGGCAGCGGCCCCAGCTCCCCCTCCTGATAGCGGAACAGGAAGAAGTGGACGCGCTTGAAGATGCGCTGTCCGCGGAACTGGTACACGTAGCGAATCTCGCCCAGCGGGGCCATGAGCGACACGGACAGCCCCGTCTCCTCACGCACCTCGCGGCTGGCCGTCTGCTCCGGCGACTCACCTGGGTCCACGTGCCCCTTGGGGAGCGCCCACAAGGTGCGGCCATGGGGACGGATGACGACCACCTCCCAGTGGCCGGCGCTCTCCCGGATGACGACACCTCCTGCGGACGCCTCGCGTGGCATACCCGCCCACCCTACCCGATACGGAAGGAGAAAGGTGCTCACCCGCCATGCGCGAAATGGCGAAGCTTGGCCTCCGCCCCCAGCCGGTAGGCGTAACGCAGGTCCGCCAGCAGCCGGTCCAACCGCCGGGCGGCGACGTGCCCCATCAGCCGCGAGCAGAAGCGGCGTGACAGCCGGTTCGCCTCCTCGTAGCGCCACCGCTCCTGGACGGAGAGCTGCTTGCGGTAGGACACCCGGTCGAAGAGACGCTGGAGCAGCTCCCGCGCCCAGGCCCCCACGCCTTCGCCCCACCGGTGCAGCAGGCACACCGCGAACTTGTCCACCTCCGCCTGCGCCTCCAGCTCCAGCAGCGACACCGTCCGGCCGTGGGCCGCCGTGTGGGCCACGTAGAGGAAGTGGCTCACGCCTTCGGCCAGCTGGCAGTAACCGGCCAGGTCGCTGTCCAGCACGTAACCCAGCGGACCGGATTCGTAGGGCTTGAGCCTGTCGAGCAGCGCCGGTGACAGGTAGAGGGCCAGCTCCAGCGCGTCGTCTGCCTCGTGCACCAGCAGCTCCTCGTCGGCGCGGCCGGTGCCTCCCAGTTGGGCGGCGGCCTCCGTGTCCACCACGAAGACCTCCGCCCTTGCCTCGCACGTGAAGCCGTAGATGGCCTCCAGGTGGTCCTGAACGCGGCCAATCATCCCCACCTCCGGCTAGTTGGCGAGCTGTCCCTTGGGCCGCGGCATCATCCCCGCGTCGAGCAGCACGCGCTCCAGCCGGTCACTCCCGGTGCGGACCCACGCCTCATAGACCTTCAGCACGCCGCTGGGGCCGGCCCGCACCATGCCCCGCGCGGAGATCTCCTCCAGCACCTCCACCACCTTGCGGAACTTCTCGCACAGCTCCCGGTACACCTGCGCGAAGCCCGCCGCCGGTGTCAGCTCCGCCACGTGGCCATACGCCGTGCCACCCATCTGGATGTAGTAGTCCGGCCCCACCACGCCGCTCTGCAGCGCGCCGGAGAAGAAGCCCACGGTGTACAGCGACACGTCGCCCAGCCGGCGCAGCGTGCGGATGCGCTCGGCGCGCTCCTGCTGCAAGGCCTGGTGGTAGAGGATGGCCAGGGGCTCGTGGTCCTTGCGCCCGCCCTCCTCGCAGGTGAACAGCTTGTCGGTGACGGCGAACTCGGACAGCAGGTTCACCAGGTAGAACTCCGTCACTTCCGCCAGTTCTACCCGCTGCCGCCCCGTGACCTCGCCCAGAAGAGACTTGAAGAACTCCTTCAGAGACAGGGACGCCACCAGTCCACTCATGGACACCTCCCGTCATTCCCCGGGCGGACGTCGCCCGGAGGAGACCTGGGAAGCGTAGCAATCAGGTGCGGGCGCGGCAAAAGCCACTCCCAGTGATTCCAAGCACTTGCGTTAGCACTCGGGTATCGCGAGTGCCAATCCAGCGTCCCACGGCAGCCCGCCGGGCACGAGGCCACAGGTTGAGGACGTCACGGAAAAACCCCAACAATGCCGCGCAGTTGGCACGTTCGGGAGCGGTCAGCCAGCGTCGCTTGACGGGTCGACTTCGCTGGTTATTATCCGCCGCGCCTGGGCGTTAGCACTCATGAGGTGCGAGTGCTAACCCCATGGGTCGCGAGGCCCTTTTTCAACCCCCAAGCAGCTTTCGGTTGCCAACGGAAACGGCGCCGGAAGCGACATGTAAGGAGCAGGCCATGAAGATTCGTCCCCTGCAGGATCGGCTCATCGTCAAGCGCGTCGCCGAGGAGAACAAGACCAAGGGCGGCCTCTTCATCCCCGACACGGCGAAGGAGAAGCCCCTCGAGGGCAAGGTCATCGCCGTGGGCAACGGCAAGGTGCAGGAGGACGGCAAGGTCCGTCCGCTGGACATCAAGGCCGGCGACACCATCCTGTTCAGCAAGTACGCGGGCACCGAGATCAAGCTCGACGGCGAGGAGCACCTCATCCTCCGTGAAGAGGATGTGCTCGGCGTGATCGAGAAGTAATCCGGCTTCCCCCACTCTTCCTTCAAGGAACCATCCAAATGGCGAAGGACATTCTTTTCGACGTGCGCGCGCGTGAGGCCATCCTCCGCGGCGTCAACATCCTGGCCGACGCGGTCAAGGTCACCCTGGGCCCCAAGGGCCGCAACGTCGTCATCGAGAAGAGCTTCGGCTCCCCGACCATCACCAAGGACGGTGTGACGGTCGCCAAGGAGATCGAGCTCGAGAACAAGTTCGAGAACATGGGCGCGCAGATGGTCAAGGAGGTTGCCTCCAAGACGTCTGACGTCGCCGGTGACGGCACCACCACGGCCACCGTGCTGGCGCAGGCCATCTTCCGCGAGGGCGCGAAGCTGGTCGCCGCGGGCCACAACCCGATGGACATCAAGCGCGGCATCGACAAGGCCGTGGGCGCCATCGTCGCCGAGCTGAAGAAGCTGGCCAAGCCGACCAAGGACAAGAAGGAGATTGCCCAGGTCGGTACCATCTCCGCCAACGGTGACGAGACCATCGGCACCATCATCGCGGACGCGATGGAGAAGGTGGGCAAGGAAGGCGTCATCACCGTCGAAGAGGCCAAGGGCCTGGAGACGACGCTGGACGTGGTCGAAGGCATGCAGTTCGACCGCGGCTACCTGTCCCCGTACTTCGTGACGGACCCGGAGCGCATGGAGGCGGCGCTCAACGACGCGCTCATCCTCATCAACGAGAAGAAGATCTCCTCGATGAAGGACCTCCTGCCCATCCTGGAGCAGGTTGCCCGCGCCGGTAAGCCCCTGCTCATCATCGCCGAGGACATCGAGGGCGAGGCCCTGGCCACCCTGGTGGTCAACAAGATCCGCGGCGTGCTGAACGTGTGCGCGGTGAAGGCGCCGGGCTTCGGTGACCGCCGCAAGGCCATGCTCGAGGACATCGCCACCCTGACGGGCGGCCGGATGATCGCCGAGGACCTGGGCATCAAGCTGGACACCATCACCCTCCAGGACCTGGGCCGCGCGAAGCGCATCACGGTGGACAAGGACAACACCACCATCGTCGACGGTGCCGGTGGCCAGCAGGAGATCGAAGCGCGCGTGAAGCAGATCCGCGCCCAGATCGAGGAGACCTCCAGCGACTACGACCGCGAGAAGCTCCAGGAGCGCCTGGCGAAGCTCGTGGGCGGCGTGGCCGTCATCAACGTCGGCGCGGCCACCGAGACGGAGATGAAGGAGAAGAAGGCCCGCGTCGAGGACGCGCTCAACGCGACCCGCGCGGCCGTCGAAGAGGGCGTCGTCCCTGGCGGCGGCGTGGCCTACATCCGCTGCCTCAAGGCGCTGGACGGCCTGCAGCTGTCCGGCGGTGAGAAGTTCGGCGTGGACATCATCCGCCGCGCCGTCGAGGAGCCCCTCCGCCAGATCGTCGGCAACGGCGGCCTGGAGGGCAGCGTGGTGGTGAACAAGGTCAAGGAGTCCTCCGGTCCGTTCGGCTTCAACGCCGCCACGGGCACC containing:
- a CDS encoding nucleotidyltransferase, translated to MEKRHPNHPGEMGTDAQLAERERAPDEINARARAVGLLIDAGVPFVVGGAYAYATYTGIYRDTKDLDLFPRKADALRALQVLEKDGWRTERADEVWLYKAFKGDYFVDFIFSSGNGVAVVDDEWFEHAPRATIFGHECLVAPAEEMIWSKAFVNERERYDGADVNHLLLKAGRNMDWDRMMRRFDRYWEVLLSHLMMFRFAYPSERDAIPEWVMAELMSRTLHTLREGCWEEKLCRGNLISRVNYHVDIHHWGFSDGRSWDENERQRGDESGARSGLENSVGGGR
- a CDS encoding metallophosphoesterase family protein, whose translation is MAAVGDLHCREDHHGRFRQLVKQVNATADLLVLCGDLTDRGMIEEGKVLAEELSALRVPCAAVLGNHDYEHNQVKEICSELAKVGVHVLDGDHFIFEKVLGVAGVKGFGGGFGNATLQAFGEGQTKAFVQEAVTESLKLEAALSHLDVEKKVVIMHYAPVPDTLEGENIEIRPFLGTSRLSMPIDHYGAEAVFHGHAHHGARNGKTKSGIPVYNVAMPLLAKHTPDQRYVLLEV
- a CDS encoding AmpG family muropeptide MFS transporter; this translates as MSKPSILEVLKSPRIWLLVAVGFASGLPLWLTGVTLSAWMKDEGVNLKTIGVFGLVSMPYTFKVLWAPLMDRYTLPFLGRRRGWMLVTQVLLMGAIAAMGLVNPKDAPVTMAAMAVLVTFLSASQDIVADAWRTDILTVEERGLGNSTYITGYRLGMLTAGALALTLSDIAGWSQTYFIMGLLMAVGVVATLLAPEPQGSKPPRNLTDAVVKPFVEYFTRKGAVAVILFLVLYKLGDAIAAGMVTPFYKELGFSNTEIGALSKGLGMVSTIAGGLLAGVLMVKLGTRRSLFVFGAAQALTNLMFMGLALVGKNDLMLAATITVDNLCGGLAVTAFAAYLMSLCHKSFSATQYALLSALGTVANRLISASSGYLAEWLGWPTFFAGTVLLAVPALVLLAFLPENAATPSDEPPETAPASPSVSTA
- a CDS encoding DUF4384 domain-containing protein, translated to MSAHESEWTLRRLSAGELAATEAARVQAHAASCETCAQALRGIQKAQTRFEAEVPFERFEASEEQALRRQQDSARPPPRRWVATTVAIAASLLVVVLVRPLLDSTAESGAIVGLNRLKGGATAELLIGGGLGPQREAIPDRPEALDLGERVIVGYKAGTHRYVAALSVDAIGEVTPLYPEAGASAPVAPGSGQHWLPGGWEFTGSGDERVIVVLSDEPLPQETLVEAARRAFAQADGDVGRMAELEVPGAQTHWVLQKP
- a CDS encoding DUF4340 domain-containing protein, which codes for MPARGRWRWNILTVVTVGLGLTACTGEKASEASEARRKADAQQRLFITGMEETRGQDNGAPAAKPVFTHLTVRARGDTTELVREQDGTWKLTAPVSARAEAAVVETILGTLASSSFSATVKEAPTDADLDAYGLKPPLFTVTAQAFVPDAQGQGAQDPARQRTVTLHCGKENTYDGSVYVHRDTEPAVHAAAGTVRWALDRDTFALRAKDLLTPLDERTLKGIEVKAPQGAYQLARDADGAGWQLVAPVAANANAMRVAELLKALVEQRALSFPEDTPESRKRLGLEAPVVDARFTGGPGEPVRVRMSRVTDDGAVRAYALREQGTQAVLGEVPEDALGVLDVSVRELKDRRVLEFRRQDVRRIVFHPGGGAPAITVVSASEANEGAGHWDMEAPQRGKAQHFKLASLLRALEGLKATGYGETNPKNWARYGVTEDSPGAVLLGADGRELARLWLGTEVPDEPGTIYARGSGPDVLKVPESRLTLPTRPEDLQEAAKAPDAPKPPAKTEQAP
- a CDS encoding DUF1036 domain-containing protein is translated as MARPSEQLLMNRRWILRAGTLMGLGAGGLSTARARGLEPHPTGAWGDAPSREVVLASRQWDGLAGHPGVNASPGLIRTPYDTEPAAAADPGAGLASSFQLHFRNSYGHRIWICISFYDPARCGAWGVWGTRGWWSIDNGQSAYVLNTTHRQAYFYAEAANGAFWAGDAHAIHAPQTTFDSCLWNQRIGDRYLGMRPVYISADVYTQNLTP